The Papaver somniferum cultivar HN1 chromosome 6, ASM357369v1, whole genome shotgun sequence genome segment TCTCCTATAACAGAAGAACTAATAAAATACATTAAAGGTACGCAATACATATATTTCCATGAGGATATCGATGTTTTCCTAATGGTTACTAACTTCATGTTGaaccattttgatttttgaatcttTAATTTAGATTCTCCGATCTTCAAATCTTGAATCTCCAAGAAAAAGATGTAATGTGCCATGAACATCTTAATCAACATCATCACTGGTAGCCACGGATCCTGGACATAAATATTTGGATCTGCGTCATGCCGGAATGAAGCATCCTTAATGATATACCCGTGTATATTTCTGCAAGTGAACAAATCGCCAAAAAGGATAATTAATTTGCTTCCTGATTCATGATTTAATAAAAAAGACAATTGGTAATCATGAATTTTCACTACAATTGGTCATCATGGATCATAAATAATAGCTTAGTTTTCATTTGATTTTGTGGATTTATTTGAAATTTTGTGATTCTTGATTTTTAAGATTTTTGGtacgttatttatttatttgtagatgGAGAATATaatgtaaaaaaaatcaaatgatgAGATAACTAAAACtaatggttttaaaaaaaatcacaTTTAATTAAAGTTTTATTTATGATCCTAATTATGAGAAAACTCACTCAAAATATATTCATGATGAAAAGAGGTTACATTTTTACATCCGTCAGATGTCTTTGGCTGGGATGGTtggatgcaacgtttgtctctaAAATGTTATATGTCCGTCGAAAGCTCAAAAACctattctgttttgtattataaatATAGGTCACTTGATAGTGGGACAAAAGTAAATagatcacttaatagtgggacggagggagtatcagaAATCTTAACCAaacttttcaagaaaaaaaatacacaaacaaaaaccaaaagaatGACAGCTGTGGGATTTGAACCCACGCCCTTTCGGACCAGAGCCTAAATCTGGCGCCTTAGACCACTCGGCCAAACTGTCTTGTTGAACTGTACCCACAATTAAGATTTTATAATTCTTTAGACTGCTTAATAACTCATACGGTCACACCCTATTCCATGCCACCGCTATCTTTAATACGTGACGAGCTATGAAAGCAGCATCCACAACGAGGACTCCGTGGGATTTGAAAACATTGGAAATCGGAACACTATTTTTTTCCCATAGAAGTTGAAAGTTCAAAATATCTGTTGAAATTCTCAACTACCAGTTTCCCTCCCTTCAAACTCTTCACCGACACGTAACTCGGTTAGAAATAGAAATTCATGATGCTCAAATTCAAAGGTATAATGCTGTCAAGCAgaaaaacaaaattcacttccaTTTCATTTCTAACCAATTCAAAAGTACGTAGATATGATGTTTGATAATTTGCTTGTGAGACTTGTAAACAGTTTCTGAGGATTCATAGTTCAAGCTTACCTTCTGCTTGGTGTTGGACTTTGAGTTAATTTGCTTATACATTAAAATAGTTTCTGTTGATTTTATAAGCTTATGTGATAACATCATAAGATAGTGTTTAGTGCTTACTGCATCGCGCGTTTATTCTGATCTCCGTTttctttctattcttcttaacgTAATAAAAACTTTATGTGTAGAGTACATTTCATCTATTCTTATGTATCAATGGTTGTTAAACTATTTTCAGAGGCACTTTTGAGTAAAGATATAAACTTAGCTTGAAGTTCAGCACTAAGAGGTATTAAGAATGGCAGCAGCCACACCTTTGAGGAGGGTATTGTCATGCGTCATCCTAGATTTGGATGGTACTCTTCTTAACACAGGTGGGTTCTAataatctttttcaaagaattcaTAGTTAGGAAAATCATTCTAAGTGCCCCACTTGCATCATTAGCATATAAGTACCCAGTACTACAAAGTAGTCTTAGTCAGTGTTTAGATAACCATTCTAATTTATCTGAGTAATATAGGGTAGTTGGCAATACTATTACTTGTTTTACGTGCTGCCCTCTTTGATTTTGTagctttttatttgttcttttttgggCATAACTTGCATTCAGTTTCTTGACAGATGGCCTTGTTGGTGATGTTTTAAAAATGCTTCTTGTGAAGTATGGAAAACAGTGGGATGCAAAAGTGGCCCACCGGATTGTAGGGAAGACCCCTATTGAAGCTGCCACCGCTGTAAAAGAGGATTATGAGCTCACATGCACGGCTGATGAGTTCATGTCAGAAATTACCCCAATGCTTTCTGAACGGTAACTAGCTACGTGTTCTTTTCTTAATGTGCACCATGGTTGATTGAATTGGATATACTCAAAGCTAGTTAACTGGATGTTTCCATGACATCTTCCTCATAATATGCTCAAATCTTTCTTATGTACAAATGGTAAAAAGCTCAACAACTTACGAGTTATGATATAGCATAAATTTTCATTCTTGTATATTATGTTGCGTAAACACTTGATATTATGTAGATAACCAATAGCCTGTAAAATCTATAGGTGTTTCAAAGATGGGTTATTATGCTGTTTACTGTAGGTGGTGCAATATTAGAGCTCTTCCTGGTGCCAACCGATTAATTAAACATTTGAAGGGACATGGTGTACCCATGGCATTGGTTTCAAATTCTCCTAGGGAAAGCATAGAAACTAAATTGTCCTATCACGAAGGTCAGGTTCCGCTAGAGATATATCCTATCCTAAGCAACCAGATACTAGTTTAGAGATTCATTTAATACATTCAGATCAATTTTACATGTTTGGTCTTATCATCTCATTATGTGTATGTTTAGGCTGGAAAGAATCCTTCTCTGCTATTATTGGTGCTGACGAAGTGAGAATGCGGAAGCCATCTCCTGAAATGTGAGATGCTTTATCTTTCTTTTATTCTTAACTGTGGATAAATTCCATATATGCGTCTAATCTGCATTTGTTGCTTGATTTTCTCCTTAAGATTCCTTGAGGCGGCTAAGTTATTGAATGCTGAGCCTTCCAGTTGCCTTGTCATTGATGATTCACTGTAAgttgttttaaatattttttacctACTTAAGTTTCTAATGGAAAAATCATTGAGACCATATGCCAGAAATGTTTTTCGGATGAAACACTACTTGGTGTTCACTGAGATATTATTCTTTTACAAATTACTTTTTAGTTTTTAGAGATATAGATTCATGCTCACTGCAAACTTGGTCAAGCTAATCTAAGTTACATCCTGAGCAACTTGGTTAACTGTTATTTAGTAAAAAACTGGTGGACTTCCAAACTCTTGGAATGTGGGAATTGATACTGATGGTGGTTCAAGGTCAATTATGTTGTAACTGACCTTAATGGTCAAAAGTAGTGAGGCTTTGTTATCTCCCCATGTCAGAATTAAATGGTGTTTCATAGCTGATTAGGTATGTCGTATTACTATTGCTATTACTAATGCAAGAGTGTTTTCACCTATACCAGACCTGACGTTGGAGGTGCTAAGGCTGCTGGAATGGAAGTAGCTGCTGTACCATCACTTCCGAAAAGTTCTCATCTTTATACTTCAGCTGATGAGATGATCAATTCTCTGCTCGACCTGCGTCCAGAAATCTGGGGCTTGCCCCCATTTCAAGACTGTATGATTTAAACTTTTttcaatcctttttttttccttcatttcTCTTAGATGGTGGCATGAAAGCTGTTGTTTCATCTTTCAGGGATCAACGGTACTTTACCTATTGAACCATGGTACATAGGAGGCCCTGTCATTAAAGGCTATGGGCGTGGCTCAAAGGTACTTGGAATTCCTACAGGTATGAGGATGTTTATGAATTGACTCGGTCATATCGCTACATAATGACACTATGATTGTGAGGATGTTTCTTCCTTTGATTccttataccaaaaaaaaaaaaaagaagaagaggatgttTCTTCCTTTGATTTACTCGTTGTCTATCTAGGAGACAATGTTTTTATTCTGTATTTCGGTAACAACAAATTTTAATTCCTACTTCTTTCAGCAAATTTATCAACAGAGGGCTGGTCAGATATCCTCTCTTACCACCCGTCTGGGGTATACTTTGGTTGGGCTGGATTATCAACTCGAGGTATCTATAAGATGGTCATGAGTATTGGTTGGAACCCGTACTTCAATAACACTGAAAAGACTATTGTAAGTGTCTATTACAATTACCAAGTGGTCCTGTTTAGTCCTTGTTGGATATCCTGAGTTCCTGACATAGCATAATTATATGTTATTTCCGCAGGAACCCTGGCTGCTTCATGATTTCAATGAGGATTTCTATGGGGAAGAACTACGTCTTGCCATTGTTGGCTATATACGACCAGAGGTACTGACATATTGCCATACATATCTATTTTCTATATATTAGAAGCGAAATAGGTCAGTCCATTACTTTACTACCTGGAACCATGGTCAATACTCAGGGTTTTATTCAGTTTGCTGCTCACCATGGGTTTCATTTACACATCTTAGCATCCATACCTAATTCATTTTAGCTCCTGGAGGTTTTGATAACGAAATTTTGGAAATGGAACAAACAAACTTGGTATTCTTTTTGTTATCTTCCGCCCAACTACTACATACCCGTTTGGCGTTTTACTCATTAACTCTCAGTCCTGAATCATTTTGTTCTTTGGTTGATATGCACAGGCCAATTTTTCTTCCCTAGAGAGCTTgatatcaaagattcatgagGATGGAAAAATATCTAAGGAAGCTCTCGATCTTCCCCCATATGCAGCCTACAAGGACGTCCCGTATGTGAAAAAACCCCTTAACAGCTGAATGAGCAATTCATCCATGAGAGGAAACCATTCCCATTTTTAAGAGAAACGAAGAAAAAGATGTGCAGGTGTATTTTGGtacttaaaagaaaataaatgttTCTGCCATTTCCCTTGTTACTATTACAGTATTACCATACACTGGTGATTGAATGAGGTACGTCTTATTTTTTACATGACCCAATTAAACAAGATATTTCGGGGAGGTCATGCTGAAATTATTGGTCTTGTAACTGACTAACTGGTATCAAAATTTTTGTAAGAGTTTCCTTCCATCAATCACCTTTTTTTCCTGATGATTGCATGGTCTTTTGTAAGACCAATATGGTTGAATCTAACAACCTAGTAGACATCTTCAAGATCTTCAGCAGCATCTCGGGCCAAATATTTATTTTAACAAATCTAGTATTTTCTTCGGCAAGAATACTATTAAGATTTGGACATCCAAATAAGTTCATTTATATGAGTGCAAATGATTGATATCAATGAGAAAAATCTGGGATCCCCTTTATTTACTAATGGAAGCAAGATCACCTCTTTTAAACCTTGTGTGGACAAGCCCAAGCACAAACTGGCTggctgaaagaaaagaaaaaacttttaAACCAGGCAGGCAGAAGTACTTTCATCAATATTGTTACCTCAACATCTTGTATATATCATTTGAATTGTTTTAAACTTCCAAAGCATACTTACTAGGAACTAATAGAACTCAAAGAGATTTTTTCTAGGAAAGGATattgataacccaaaaggttattTTCCAAAAGCTTGGGGCTCCATCTGCAAACTAAAGGGAGGTTCAAGTTTGATAAACATGGATCTTTTCAACAGCTCTATGATCACAAAAATAGGGTGAGAGtgacacggaacaaaaactctcttTGATACCACATCATATCTGAAATTTATTTCAAAGACAGAAATATATTGAACATGAATATTACACGAAAATAAGTGACTCACAGATCTGGAAAGAATCAAATTTTTCTTGTGGAAGTGTATACATAATGCTCTTCCTGTTAGGAAAAAACTAGATAACATTGACATGAAAAGCATTTTTTGCGAGCATGAATGTGAGTCTTTAAAGCATCTACTTTTCGAGTGTCCATATGCTAAATCAGTTGCTTTATTACCTCCAGTGGTAGCTATAAATGCTAGTAATGATATAGACTTCTCCTTTGCTCAAATGTAGTCCAATTGGATAGCAGGGGTGTATGACACTTCTGAAATAGAAATCATGGCCACTAAATGTTGGTTGATTTGGAATGAAAGATGTCTAAGAATCTTCCAACACAAATCGACCACAAGCATTCAACTATCCCTTGTTGTACAGAGGCATCTGGATTTTTGGTCTCCCCTGAGACAATTAAAACATGGAGTAATCTCTAACTCTTTTTTTGTTTTAAGAAACCAATCAGACACACACAATAATGGATGGTCAAAATCACAGGCAAATCAActcaaaattaattttgatgcatcgtggattgattttatttttcttgctgGATATGGTATAATATTGAGATGCGATACAGGTAATGCAACACAAGCTACAGCTGGGACTTTTAGGGCCTCCTCAGTAGAAGAAGCAGAGGCTCTGAGTATGCTATAGGCAGCAACTTGGGCAAAGAGcatgaacttaaaaaaaaaattgggttgaaGGTGATTGCCAGAGGATAATATATTATGCTCAAGACAAGCAAAGTAGCATTTTTTGGAGGAACAAAGGCATAGTCTCAGAAGCAATGAAAATTCTGAAGACCTGTGACAATTTTTTGGGTTTTATGTTTTCAAACAGGCAGGGAAATGAAGCGGCAAACATTTTGGCAAAAGAAGCGCGCAAACAGGAAATTCAGAaacaacattggttgttgatgcCTCTCTTTTTAAACTCTGTCTTATTGTCggatttaagattttcaatttcagttggtATGTCTAGTTTACAAACCAGAGATAATCTCATGTTGGTAGACGCCAATATCTCAAATCAGTTAGAAGAGATAAGGGTAACCAACATCATGGATTATCCCGTGTAGTCTTTTCTCTTATcaatataagtaattttcaaaaaaaatggaTCTGGAAAGATATTGTGGAAAGAATTAAGAACATAAAGAAATATAGCAAATGGAACGTTGTAAATGGTAACTAGATTAGTAAATGGGATGCCAAATGAATTTCTGACTCAAATATCCAGCTTTACAAACCAGCTGACTCTTCCAGAAGACCTGATGCTTGTCAAACATATCATGTGTGATAGAAGGAAGTGAGACATCAGCAAGATAAACTAATGGTTTTCTCAGGAGGAATCTCTAGCCATCCTTAACATAAGCATTCAACCAGAGGAATAAATGATCAAATCCTATGGACTCCAAAAATAACACCAAAATACAAAATGATGCTAAAAGTGTTGATTGGAGAAAAAATTAGAAACTGGAAGCATCGTTGGTTATACAAATGTTTGTGTGGAAATATGCTCATTGCATCCTCCCGACTAATGTAAAAATGGCAAGCACTACATTGACCCCATTTGCAATCATTCCAAGAGCGGGGAGGGATCCATGACACACCTATTCATGAATTTCCCTTTTGCTACCGAGGTTTGAAATGGTCAATCTGGACCAAACCAAGTTGAATCTCGAAATTTCAATAATTTTGAAGATTGGCTCAACAATTGGTTCAAAAACAATACCAATGGATTACATGGGATAACTACCGAGCTACTGGAtgctggtttatttggaaagctAGTTGTGACCTCCTCTTCCAAATCACCATTAAGAAAAGCATTCTTCACATCGAACTGTTGAAGTGGCCAATCCTTGTTTGCTTCCAAAGATAACAAGACACGAATAATGTTCATCTTAGcaacatgagcaaaggtttcttGATGGTCAATTCCATAAGTCTGAGTATAACCCTTGGCTACTAATCTAGACTTGTATCTTTCAATAGTTCCATCAAACTTATACTTCACAGTGAATACCCACTTGCAACCAACTGTATTCTTTCCTACTGGTAGTTCAATCTCATCCCATGTGAAGCTTTCTCTTAGAGCTTTCTTTTCTTCTACCATAGCTTGCTTCCACTTTGGATCAGCAAGAGCGTCTTCAAGCCTTGTAGGAATTTTAACAGAAGATAACTTATTTACAAACGCAGCATAAGAGGGTGACAGACGATGAGTAAACACAAATTTAACAATTGCATGATCAGTAGAATACCCATATCGAGTTGGAGGTTTACGTATACGACTAGGGTATCTATCTTCCTCAACATTTGTGGACTCATCAGCTGCGCATCAACATCTCTGACATTTATTGAGTCATCAGCTGAAATATCGTCTTCATTAACTCTTAAGGTTGTCTCAGCGGGAAATTTAGGAGGTTCTGATTCCTCTACCTGAGGAGCCTTGTCTCTTCGTCTGTAAACCTGCATTGGCGGTGTAACAGCTTGGGGTTGAGAAGTAACATTTTATTTAGGTACTGACCCAGGAAGATCAAACCAAGTTTGATCTTCACAATATGTATTATGCTCCCCCTGAAGAGAAGTCGCCGAATACTTTGAGTAGTAGGCTTGATCTTCACAAAAGGTTACATCCATGGATACATAGATATTTCCTGTGGGAGGGTGAAAACATTTGTAGATGCATTACCAAAGGTACGTTTGTTATATGATTGATCCATAGGAGTAGACCCAACAAAATTCTCCTTGGAAGACGACATTCGGGCATACTCCTTTATCACTTACTCCATTTGAGCTTGAGATGGTTGGGAAGAAGTGTTGGATGATGTAGATGGAAACTCCTCCTCATCAGTTGTGTGGTATGATATTGGGCTACCATTGTGACCACTTATTCTTCCTACAACATTGCCACTAAAGAAACCTACCATTATGCTATTGTGGGTGCCCATTAAGATTGAAGCATGTCTCCCTAGTATGCCTTCTCTTGTTATAATAGTCACAATATAGGGAGTCTTTCTCGCCAGGCTTGCGGTTGTCTTCTAGTGTGACTGTTGGAACATGAGTAGAGGTGGTAACAACCTTCAATGCTGAACTTTCTTGAACTACTGAAGATGTCATAGCAACCCTGCGAAGTTCTTCAGATCTCACAGTTCCATAGACTCCCCAAAAGTGTAGGCAATGGATCCTTTCCCAATATTTGTATTCTAATGGGGTCAAAATCAGAGTCTAGACCAGCAAGGAACTCAATGATTCGACCCTTTTCAATACTCTTCTGCAACCTGATGGTGGCACCAACACACTCCATATCACACGGCTAGAGGAAATCAAGTTCCCGCCACAAATATTGAAGAGCATTATTAGggatgttcatggtcggttttggttcggtttctagccaaaccaaaaccgaaaccaatattattggtttctaaaaatctaaaccaaaccaatccattaaccattggttctatttccaaatggttccagttggtttcggtttgtcccagtggtttttggttaaccaataattatgtcaaaccaaaaaaaaaatacacaaatttacaaataaaaaaatcgtagttgccgagagtattggtttacacaaatatacagacaaaaaaaaaatcaagaatagtgtaagcttactctaattctagagatcaaaagaagatatataatatatcttaatttagttattgacaaataaaaaagaaggaagacgggaagaaaaaagtcgagtagcagcagctgttgttgggggtggagaagggaggcggctgagagaaggagaaagagaaagagggaaagtatcataatgaaatattagatttagggtttctatttatcctctaaatcaatgggtagaatctaatacttttaaatcgacggtagaaactaagtttaaaaattaatcggttccccaatggtttttggttcggttttcaggtcaaaccaaaaccaaaccagtaatgtcggtttttcaactttttttaccaaaccaatccaaatctaaatggtttggttcggtttcttgcttattggtttggttcggtcggtttccaacggttaaccgacaccatgttcagccctaagcATTATAGTAGACTGACAAGGGTCTATTATTCTGTCGTGTCTATATAACTCTACAACTCAAATCTTAGATTTGTATAGCATCACCACTCATCACATAAATCTGAGCAACTGCATTCCACAAATCTTTTGCAGTGGTTAGGCGCATAAAACTGCTCCTCAAATCAGGAGACATAGAGTCTAACAACCAACTCATGATTAGGTCATTTATTTCCACTCAAGTCTCATATGTATAGGGTCTAGGATTGCTGGACAAGCCTTGTTTCCAGTAAAATACCCAATCTTTCCCTTACCGGTGATGTAAAGCTTCACCCAATAAGACCAAACAAGGTAGTTGGAATCATCCAACTTACAAGATGTCATCTTGACATTCATACTATCATTATGAGAGAGATCTAGAGATGTCGAACTCCTAGAGTTAGAAAAACTACTATTTTCAGAAGTACTATCCATAGCTCTAACTTAACTCAACAAGTAAAGACAATTTTCAGGAAAAACAACTTACAAACCTCCACAGGTTCTTCAAGAACAACAGTTTGCAGCTACTTTGAAACAACTTCAGGATCTAACTTCAAGATCTTTAATCACAGATCGAAGCAACAGTAGATCCAgctaaagaaaaaaatttggatgggttttctcttctctctctcttgagctctgataccatgtgaaAATATGGATGCACATCAAACTATCATAAAAATGAAACAAAGTCATTGTGATTATCACAGAGTTCACTGTCTCCATAATCACATTCTGAACAACATGCACTACGGGCAAAAAAATTATATCAAGAATAAAAATTTCTCATACAATGGGAGGGGGATTTTTTGAGACTACTACTAAATTCTTCACCCTTAAACATCCTAATTCCCAAAATATCTATATTGCTCTAATGGCTTTTGATTTTACAGGAATCTGCATTAAGGCTAGAGATATCCCGGACACCATGGACGTGATGGATTCTAAACGGGAGTAAATCTATCCCTCCAATGGGCTAAAGAGATGAAGAAGACAAACGTGGCCATTGAAGCTGAAGATATGACGAGTGCTTAGATTCACAGACCTAGTCTACTTCTTCCGAGGAACCCAGTAAAAATAATTTCTCTTCTTCTCCATCAATaactgttttctttttcttcatgttTCCAAATTAAATTCCATTGTCGTTTTCTAGTCTCGATCTATCATCTATTTACTTTTAATTTGGTGTCTGATatcgattttcataatttaatATGAATTGTCTTTTTTCCATGAACAGTAGGTAGTGTGTTCACTGGTCTTATGTCGCCAAAGGTTCTCTATTCAAGACTTTGGTCCAATCTCTAAAGGTTTTAATGGATTATACTGCAAATATGTCAATACAAAACGAGAATTTCAAAAGATGTtgcatatgttagagcattgcttggtcgaactcgcatgcattgctatatcaagcatgtttgccaatgttagtgatcaaaactataagtcttgatttatagtccactatagctaagtctcggactaggatagaaagtgtagttgagctcaagaactccatggcggatcatcatacaagacgaagaactactcaaggaaccggtggaacttcatcaacaaaaaggtatgtggagacttgaacttatctatcacttaaaagtctatctactctatctcctatcttgagacaaaagttgttttgctatatagactttgattatacacatttggtatttcgagccaagtttatctcgtctatctatttctcgaaatatgtgttggtaaactttcgctttggccaaattcatctttacctagtgaggaaagtcatgttatgtttgaatcactttgaaaatttctttgacgaaaaat includes the following:
- the LOC113289056 gene encoding bifunctional riboflavin kinase/FMN phosphatase-like, yielding MAAATPLRRVLSCVILDLDGTLLNTDGLVGDVLKMLLVKYGKQWDAKVAHRIVGKTPIEAATAVKEDYELTCTADEFMSEITPMLSERWCNIRALPGANRLIKHLKGHGVPMALVSNSPRESIETKLSYHEGWKESFSAIIGADEVRMRKPSPEIFLEAAKLLNAEPSSCLVIDDSLPDVGGAKAAGMEVAAVPSLPKSSHLYTSADEMINSLLDLRPEIWGLPPFQDWINGTLPIEPWYIGGPVIKGYGRGSKVLGIPTANLSTEGWSDILSYHPSGVYFGWAGLSTRGIYKMVMSIGWNPYFNNTEKTIEPWLLHDFNEDFYGEELRLAIVGYIRPEANFSSLESLISKIHEDGKISKEALDLPPYAAYKDVPYVKKPLNS